Proteins encoded together in one Hylaeus volcanicus isolate JK05 chromosome 3, UHH_iyHylVolc1.0_haploid, whole genome shotgun sequence window:
- the LOC128873792 gene encoding endocuticle structural glycoprotein SgAbd-8-like, producing the protein MNGLVIVLFALAAVASALSPVSVEVPIPILRQTAEGPNPDGSYSFNYETANGIQAQEVGFLKAAGTTAEALEAQGGYTYTAPNGEVVQVNYVANENGFQAQGSHIPPIPPQILRALEYIAAHPEENGLSSK; encoded by the exons ATGAACGGATTG GTAATCGTCCTCTTCGCCCTCGCAGCCGTGGCGTCCGCGCTCTCTCCGGTCTCCGTGGAGGTCCCAATCCCAATCCTCAGACAGACAGCGGAGGGCCCCAACCCAGACGGCAGCTACAGCTTCAACTATGAAACCGCGAACGGCATCCAGGCCCAGGAAGTCGGCTTCCTGAAGGCAGCTGGCACCACTGCCGAGGCCCTGGAGGCTCAAGGTGGCTACACCTACACAGCACCCAACGGTGAGGTGGTCCAGGTGAACTACGTCGCCAATGAGAATGGATTCCAAGCCCAGGGTAGCCACATCCCACCCATTCCGCCCCAGATCCTCAGGGCTCTCGAATACATCGCCGCTCATCCTGAAGAGAACGGTCTCAGCTCTAAATAA